A genomic window from Rosettibacter firmus includes:
- the ileS gene encoding isoleucine--tRNA ligase, which translates to MFKQFGEKINFPEIEEQILKFWKENKIFEKSISTRDENKNFTFYEGPPTVNGKPGIHHVMARTLKDLVCRYKTMKGYRVERKAGWDTHGLPIEIALEKELGFTQKSDIEKYGVAAFNKKAKELVYYHIEMKEGWRTLTERMGYWIDLDNPYITCTNEYIESVWWALAEYFKKGLIYKGFKIVPQCPHCETPLSSHELALGYKDVQDPNVYVKFKLKDEDASILVWTTTPWTLISNVALAVGPDIDYVKIKTEQHGVMYLAKARLSVIREDYTILEEMKGSALLNREYEPLFNYIPVNKRAWYIVAGDFVSTEDGSGVVHIAPAFGADDYEVSKKYDLPFIQPVTKSGRFTDEVTDFAGRLIKTIQFETHEEKGVDPDIIRNLKERGLIYRATNDYMHSYPHCWRCDNPLIYYARDSWYIRTTQVAQRMIELNKTINWYPPEVGSGRFGNWLEENKDWSLSRDRYWGTPLPIWISDDGDMFAVGSIAELKEGFVERDGKRIYVKDLPEEEIDLHKPFVDEVKFERNGKIYKRTPELIDVWFDSGAMPFAQFHYPFENQEVFKKHYPADFICEGIDQTRGWFYTLHAIGTMLFDSVTFKNLIVNELILDKEGQKMSKSRGNTVDPFDLFEKYGADATRWYLVTTSPPWKPTLFDEEGVLEVQRKFFGTLINTYAFFALYANIDKFNFSEDLIPYEERPEIDRWIISKLSSLVKEYEELMDNYDVTKAARQVANFTIDQLSNWYVRRSRRRFWKSEINKNKLSAYQTLYECLLTISKLTAPFAPFIAEEIYQNLNRVTRKENYESVHLADFPKPSYFELELEEKMDIAQRVVYLTRAIRAKHNLKVRQPLRKIMVAVDKSKQDALRKMQDVILEEVNIKELVVLEDDSSIVNKTAKPNFKVVGPKFGKLVKPLTNAIKELDKNSIAELEKTGKLDLVIDGQTIQITREDVEIVSHEIEGWFVESEEGVTVAVDTELTEDLIAEGYAREFVNRVQNMRKDAGFDVVDRIMVDVEGDERLLNYIQKFSDYISNEVLAESISYRGKLEGYKQKWQIGDYECEITIEKKIN; encoded by the coding sequence ATGTTTAAGCAATTTGGAGAAAAAATCAATTTCCCTGAAATCGAAGAACAAATCCTGAAATTCTGGAAGGAAAATAAAATTTTTGAAAAAAGTATTTCTACAAGAGATGAAAATAAAAACTTTACTTTTTATGAAGGTCCTCCTACCGTAAATGGTAAACCGGGAATTCATCATGTTATGGCAAGAACACTTAAAGATCTTGTCTGTCGTTATAAAACAATGAAGGGATATCGTGTTGAACGAAAAGCAGGCTGGGATACTCATGGTTTGCCTATTGAAATTGCATTAGAAAAAGAACTTGGATTTACACAAAAATCTGATATAGAAAAGTATGGAGTAGCAGCTTTTAATAAAAAAGCTAAAGAACTGGTATATTATCATATTGAAATGAAAGAAGGCTGGCGTACTCTAACAGAAAGAATGGGCTACTGGATTGATCTGGATAATCCTTATATAACATGTACAAATGAATATATTGAATCTGTATGGTGGGCACTTGCTGAATATTTTAAGAAGGGCTTGATTTATAAAGGATTTAAAATTGTTCCACAATGTCCACACTGCGAAACCCCGCTCTCATCACATGAATTAGCATTAGGTTATAAAGATGTTCAAGATCCAAATGTTTATGTGAAATTCAAACTCAAAGATGAAGATGCTTCAATTCTTGTGTGGACAACTACACCATGGACATTGATTTCAAATGTTGCTCTTGCTGTTGGTCCAGATATCGATTATGTAAAAATAAAAACCGAACAACATGGAGTAATGTATCTTGCAAAAGCAAGACTTTCTGTTATTAGAGAGGATTACACAATCTTAGAAGAAATGAAAGGTAGTGCATTATTAAATAGAGAATATGAACCATTATTCAATTATATACCTGTCAATAAACGAGCCTGGTATATTGTCGCTGGTGATTTTGTTAGCACTGAAGATGGTTCAGGTGTGGTTCATATAGCTCCAGCTTTTGGTGCAGACGACTATGAAGTTTCCAAAAAATATGATTTACCATTTATTCAACCGGTTACTAAAAGTGGAAGATTTACTGATGAAGTAACTGATTTTGCAGGAAGATTAATTAAAACAATTCAATTTGAAACTCACGAAGAAAAAGGTGTTGATCCAGATATCATTCGTAACTTAAAAGAACGTGGATTAATCTACAGAGCAACTAATGATTATATGCACTCCTATCCACATTGCTGGCGATGCGATAATCCTTTGATATATTATGCACGCGATAGCTGGTATATTCGTACAACTCAAGTTGCTCAAAGAATGATTGAATTAAATAAAACTATTAACTGGTATCCACCAGAAGTAGGTTCTGGACGTTTTGGTAATTGGCTTGAAGAAAATAAAGACTGGTCACTTTCAAGAGATAGATATTGGGGAACACCACTTCCAATATGGATTAGTGATGATGGAGATATGTTTGCTGTTGGTTCGATTGCAGAACTTAAAGAAGGCTTTGTCGAAAGAGATGGTAAGAGAATTTATGTTAAGGATTTGCCAGAAGAAGAAATCGATCTTCATAAACCTTTTGTTGACGAAGTTAAGTTTGAAAGAAATGGTAAAATATATAAACGCACACCTGAATTAATTGATGTCTGGTTCGATAGCGGAGCAATGCCATTTGCTCAATTTCATTATCCATTTGAAAATCAGGAAGTCTTTAAGAAACATTATCCAGCTGATTTTATTTGCGAAGGAATTGACCAAACAAGAGGCTGGTTCTATACTCTTCACGCAATTGGAACAATGTTATTCGATAGTGTTACATTTAAAAATCTTATTGTTAATGAATTGATACTTGACAAAGAAGGACAAAAAATGTCCAAATCTCGTGGTAACACTGTCGATCCATTTGATTTATTTGAAAAGTATGGAGCAGATGCTACACGATGGTATCTTGTTACTACAAGTCCACCTTGGAAACCAACACTCTTTGACGAAGAAGGAGTTCTTGAAGTACAAAGAAAATTTTTTGGTACTCTTATTAATACCTATGCATTCTTTGCATTATATGCTAATATTGATAAATTTAATTTCAGTGAAGATTTGATTCCTTATGAAGAACGACCAGAAATAGATAGATGGATTATTTCAAAACTTAGCTCTCTTGTTAAAGAATATGAAGAATTAATGGATAATTATGATGTAACAAAAGCCGCTCGTCAGGTTGCTAATTTTACAATTGATCAGCTTTCAAACTGGTATGTGAGAAGAAGTAGGAGAAGATTCTGGAAATCTGAAATTAATAAAAATAAATTATCTGCATATCAAACACTTTATGAATGCTTACTTACAATTTCAAAATTAACTGCTCCATTTGCTCCTTTTATTGCAGAAGAAATTTATCAGAACTTAAATCGTGTTACCAGAAAAGAAAATTATGAATCTGTTCATCTTGCAGATTTTCCGAAGCCATCATATTTCGAATTAGAGCTTGAAGAAAAGATGGATATTGCTCAGCGAGTAGTTTATCTTACACGTGCAATTAGAGCAAAGCATAATTTGAAAGTAAGACAACCTTTAAGAAAAATTATGGTTGCTGTTGACAAATCAAAACAGGATGCTCTCAGGAAAATGCAGGATGTAATACTTGAAGAAGTTAATATTAAAGAATTAGTTGTTCTTGAAGATGATTCTTCGATTGTAAATAAAACTGCAAAACCAAATTTTAAAGTTGTAGGACCAAAATTTGGTAAACTTGTTAAACCATTGACAAATGCTATTAAGGAACTTGATAAAAATTCAATAGCTGAATTAGAAAAAACTGGAAAGCTTGATTTAGTAATTGACGGTCAAACAATTCAAATTACAAGAGAAGATGTAGAAATTGTAAGTCACGAAATTGAAGGTTGGTTTGTTGAAAGCGAAGAAGGAGTAACAGTAGCAGTTGATACCGAGTTAACCGAAGACTTAATTGCCGAAGGTTATGCACGCGAATTTGTTAATCGTGTTCAAAATATGAGAAAAGATGCTGGATTTGATGTAGTTGATAGAATAATGGTAGATGTAGAAGGAGATGAAAGATTATTAAACTATATACAAAAATTTTCTGATTATATTTCTAATGAAGTATTAGCAGAGTCTATTAGTTATCGAGGTAAATTGGAAGGTTATAAACAAAAATGGCAAATTGGCGATTATGAATGTGAGATAACTATAGAAAAGAAAATTAATTAA
- a CDS encoding aspartate ammonia-lyase: MRIEKDSLGEFQIPDDALYGIHTLRSINNFPRSGEKINLHLIKAYLQVKLAAAETNYKCGLLLKEKYDLISEAIYELITETDACIKGNLSTIYDKIVVDPYQGGAGTSLNMNINEVIANTALQIAGKKFGDYNYIHPIDDVNMSQSTNDTFPTALKIASINLLRELTDSFATLQNALQKKEEEFKHILKLGRTQYQDAVPITLGQEFGAYAQAIARDRWRLYNAEERLRSVNLGGTAVGNSISTTKEYVLNVNNILKKITKLPIAKSEDLIDATQNLDVFVEVHGLVKAGAVTVIKICNDIRFLSSGPTGGIGEINIPPKQAGSSIMPGKVNPVILENSIQICELVKGHDLIISNIVGNGNLELNPFVPLLAHLFLKSLEMLRDSNINLAKNCIEGITANEERCKLNLINSSAIAASLITTFGYDAIQELVKYSYENKIPFVKALMKSKLLDENQLYQIISKELGIDLE, translated from the coding sequence ATGAGAATAGAAAAAGATTCATTAGGTGAATTCCAAATACCTGACGATGCATTATATGGAATTCATACACTAAGAAGTATTAATAACTTTCCAAGAAGTGGTGAGAAAATTAATCTTCATCTAATTAAAGCATATCTTCAGGTTAAACTTGCAGCTGCAGAAACAAATTATAAATGTGGCCTTCTCTTAAAAGAAAAATACGATTTAATTTCTGAAGCTATTTATGAACTAATTACAGAAACCGATGCATGCATAAAAGGTAATTTATCTACAATTTACGATAAAATTGTTGTTGATCCTTATCAGGGTGGTGCTGGAACTTCTCTTAATATGAATATAAACGAAGTAATTGCAAATACTGCATTACAAATTGCAGGAAAAAAGTTTGGTGATTATAATTACATTCATCCTATTGACGATGTAAATATGAGTCAATCAACAAATGATACTTTTCCTACTGCATTAAAAATTGCGTCTATAAATTTATTAAGAGAATTAACAGATTCTTTTGCCACATTACAAAATGCTCTACAAAAAAAAGAAGAAGAATTTAAGCATATCTTAAAACTTGGTAGAACTCAATATCAAGATGCAGTCCCGATTACATTAGGACAGGAATTTGGTGCATATGCTCAGGCTATTGCTCGAGATAGATGGAGATTATACAATGCAGAAGAAAGATTACGCTCTGTTAATCTTGGAGGTACTGCCGTTGGAAATTCTATCTCAACAACAAAAGAATATGTTCTTAATGTAAATAATATCTTAAAAAAAATTACTAAACTTCCAATTGCTAAAAGCGAAGATTTAATTGATGCAACACAAAATCTCGATGTATTTGTTGAAGTTCATGGTTTAGTAAAAGCTGGTGCAGTTACTGTAATTAAAATTTGTAATGATATAAGATTCTTATCAAGTGGTCCAACTGGTGGAATCGGAGAAATAAATATACCTCCAAAACAGGCTGGTTCGAGTATTATGCCCGGAAAAGTAAATCCTGTTATACTTGAAAATTCAATTCAGATTTGCGAATTAGTTAAAGGTCACGATTTAATTATTTCAAATATAGTTGGTAATGGGAACCTCGAGCTAAATCCATTTGTACCTTTACTTGCTCATTTATTTTTGAAATCACTTGAAATGTTGCGGGATTCAAATATTAACTTAGCTAAAAATTGTATTGAAGGAATTACTGCAAACGAAGAAAGATGTAAATTAAATCTTATAAATAGTTCTGCAATAGCAGCTTCTTTAATTACAACTTTTGGTTATGATGCAATTCAGGAATTAGTAAAATATTCATACGAAAATAAAATTCCTTTTGTAAAGGCATTAATGAAAAGCAAATTACTTGACGAAAATCAACTTTACCAAATTATTTCCAAAGAATTAGGAATTGACCTTGAGTAA
- the hydF gene encoding [FeFe] hydrogenase H-cluster maturation GTPase HydF, translating to MSKTPQSERIHIAFVGRRNVGKSSLINCFTGQELAIVSDIPGTTTDPVKKAMELLPFGPVVLIDTAGIDDVGELGQKRISKTIKTISEADFAILVLDSQQKLNSYEYDLIEQLKNFNVSFLAAINKSDLGINYELIEELKSLGIKYHPVSCLKNQGIYDLKEKVSQLLPKEDEIPLIADLVKQHDLIVLVVPIDLGAPKGRLIMPQVQTIREALDVDTIVVVTKDKELRATLSKLNQQPKLVVTDSQAIMRVNADVPDEIPITTFSILMARYKGDLVEYIRGLKKVEELQNGDKVLIAEACTHHAQEDDIGRVKIPRWLRLHTKKNIEIDIVSGHDFPENLSEYKLIIHCGGCTLTRKMMQTRIKQARYMGIPIVNYGIIISYLHGAIPRVLQPFPEAFNEWEKTTSKIK from the coding sequence TTGAGTAAAACACCACAATCAGAAAGAATACACATAGCTTTTGTAGGAAGAAGAAATGTTGGAAAATCTTCGCTTATAAATTGTTTTACTGGACAGGAACTTGCAATTGTAAGTGATATTCCTGGTACAACTACAGATCCTGTTAAAAAAGCGATGGAACTTCTTCCTTTCGGTCCTGTTGTTTTAATCGATACAGCAGGAATAGATGATGTAGGTGAATTAGGACAAAAAAGAATATCTAAAACAATTAAAACAATTTCAGAAGCAGACTTTGCAATTTTAGTTCTGGATTCACAACAAAAATTAAACTCATACGAGTATGATTTAATTGAACAACTTAAAAATTTTAATGTCTCATTCCTTGCAGCAATTAATAAATCTGATCTGGGCATCAATTATGAATTAATTGAAGAATTAAAAAGTCTTGGCATCAAATATCATCCAGTTTCATGTTTAAAAAATCAAGGAATTTATGATTTAAAAGAAAAAGTATCGCAATTATTACCAAAAGAAGATGAAATTCCACTTATTGCTGATTTAGTTAAACAACACGATTTGATAGTACTTGTGGTACCAATTGATTTAGGAGCCCCAAAAGGACGATTGATTATGCCACAGGTACAAACAATTCGAGAAGCACTTGACGTCGACACAATTGTTGTTGTTACAAAAGATAAAGAATTAAGAGCAACATTAAGTAAATTAAATCAACAACCTAAATTAGTTGTTACTGATAGCCAGGCAATTATGAGAGTTAATGCAGATGTTCCTGATGAAATTCCAATTACTACTTTTTCAATCTTAATGGCAAGATATAAAGGCGATTTAGTTGAATACATTCGTGGACTCAAAAAAGTAGAAGAACTACAGAACGGGGATAAAGTTTTAATTGCAGAAGCCTGTACTCATCATGCTCAGGAAGATGACATTGGAAGAGTTAAAATTCCTCGCTGGTTAAGATTACATACTAAAAAGAATATCGAAATAGATATTGTAAGTGGACACGATTTCCCTGAAAATTTATCTGAATATAAATTAATTATACACTGTGGTGGATGTACTTTAACAAGAAAGATGATGCAAACAAGAATTAAGCAAGCTCGTTATATGGGAATTCCAATTGTTAATTACGGCATAATAATTTCATATTTACATGGAGCAATTCCAAGAGTTTTACAACCTTTTCCAGAAGCATTTAATGAGTGGGAAAAAACTACTTCTAAAATAAAGTAA
- a CDS encoding RluA family pseudouridine synthase, translating to MSKIISEKKIKIEIPEGKKKERIDIFLANSIEHASRSRIQKLIKSNLVTVNNKFVKANYLINPGDIIEVTIPVTPRPEETQPEEIPLDIVYEDEYLLVVNKPAGMVAHPALGNYSGTLVNALLHYTNKLSEFHQDKFRPGIVHRIDKDTSGLLLIAKDEWTHAQLAKQFAAHTIEREYWAICWGHFEKKTGEVIGNITRSTKDRKIFTVSKTEGKFAHTLYEVLEEFEFTSLVKLKLKTGRTHQIRVHMSHIKHPVFGDPTYGGRRIVYGTNLAKIKSRVENLLQIMNRQALHAKTLGFIHPHTKEKIFLDSELPDDMKLLLDKLRE from the coding sequence ATGTCGAAGATAATTTCAGAAAAGAAAATTAAAATCGAGATCCCCGAGGGCAAAAAGAAAGAAAGGATAGATATTTTTTTAGCCAACTCAATTGAGCATGCATCACGTTCAAGAATTCAGAAATTAATTAAATCTAATCTAGTTACTGTTAATAATAAATTTGTAAAAGCTAACTATTTGATTAATCCTGGAGATATAATTGAAGTTACAATTCCTGTAACACCACGACCAGAAGAAACACAACCTGAAGAAATACCTTTAGATATTGTATATGAAGATGAATATTTGTTAGTTGTAAACAAACCAGCTGGAATGGTTGCACATCCGGCACTCGGTAATTACAGTGGAACTCTCGTAAATGCACTTCTTCATTACACAAATAAACTCAGTGAATTTCATCAGGATAAATTTCGTCCTGGCATAGTTCATCGAATTGATAAAGATACAAGTGGATTACTTCTCATAGCAAAAGATGAATGGACTCATGCTCAACTTGCAAAACAATTTGCTGCACATACAATTGAAAGAGAATACTGGGCTATTTGCTGGGGTCACTTTGAAAAGAAAACTGGTGAAGTTATAGGTAATATAACACGTTCTACTAAAGACAGAAAAATTTTTACTGTAAGTAAAACTGAAGGTAAATTTGCTCACACTTTGTACGAAGTTCTCGAGGAATTTGAATTTACTTCTTTAGTTAAATTGAAATTGAAAACCGGTAGAACTCATCAAATACGTGTTCATATGTCGCATATAAAACATCCTGTGTTTGGAGATCCAACTTATGGTGGTAGAAGAATTGTTTATGGTACAAATCTGGCAAAAATAAAAAGTCGTGTCGAAAATTTATTGCAAATTATGAACCGTCAGGCACTTCATGCTAAAACACTTGGATTTATACATCCACATACAAAAGAAAAAATTTTTCTTGATTCTGAATTACCTGATGATATGAAATTGTTATTAGATAAACTAAGAGAATAA
- a CDS encoding purine-nucleoside phosphorylase, with amino-acid sequence MSQLINMINETLEVIRKRTTKNYEIGIILGTGLGGLVKEIDIEHQIDYAELPHFPISTVESHHGKLIFGKISGKDVVAMQGRFHYYEGYSMQQITYPVRVMKFLGVKTLIVSNACGGMNPLFRRGDIMLMVDHINLLGDNPLIGKNEDELGPRFPDMSEPYNLELIKLAEEVALENKIKVQKGVYVAVPGPNLETKAEYRFLRAIGADVVGMSTVPENIVANHMGMKVLGISIITDECFPEALKPVKLEDILAVANEAEPKMTLIMKEVIKRL; translated from the coding sequence ATGAGTCAATTAATCAATATGATTAATGAAACTCTCGAAGTAATACGAAAAAGAACTACAAAAAATTATGAAATTGGAATTATACTGGGGACAGGTCTCGGAGGCCTTGTAAAAGAAATCGACATTGAGCATCAAATCGATTATGCCGAACTCCCGCATTTCCCTATTTCGACAGTAGAATCTCATCATGGTAAATTAATTTTTGGAAAAATTTCAGGTAAAGATGTAGTTGCTATGCAGGGAAGATTTCATTATTATGAAGGTTACTCGATGCAACAAATTACATATCCAGTGCGTGTTATGAAATTTCTGGGAGTAAAAACTTTAATTGTGTCAAATGCTTGTGGAGGAATGAATCCACTATTTCGTCGTGGTGACATAATGCTTATGGTAGATCATATAAATTTACTTGGAGATAATCCATTAATTGGAAAAAATGAAGATGAACTTGGTCCACGTTTCCCGGATATGAGCGAACCTTATAATTTAGAATTAATTAAATTAGCAGAAGAAGTTGCACTTGAAAATAAAATTAAAGTTCAGAAAGGTGTATATGTTGCTGTCCCGGGTCCAAATCTGGAAACAAAAGCAGAATATAGATTCCTGAGAGCAATTGGTGCCGATGTAGTTGGTATGTCTACTGTTCCAGAAAATATTGTTGCAAACCACATGGGAATGAAAGTATTGGGAATTAGTATAATTACAGATGAATGTTTCCCCGAAGCCTTAAAGCCAGTAAAACTGGAAGATATACTTGCAGTCGCAAATGAAGCTGAACCTAAAATGACATTGATAATGAAAGAGGTAATTAAGAGATTATGA
- a CDS encoding TraR/DksA family transcriptional regulator: MAKKSDKKSNKKPESKAKVTKKTTKKTETKKKSTATKAKASDQNKRANKGKVVEVISPTKQVRKIQGYSKKELEEFKKIIIERRNEIIEQLQALKEQMMDPTTGQYVNENSPYSLHMAEQGTDAMEREKLYLWAQRENKFLGYLDDALQRIENGTYGICIECIDEPQNLCPTCPLIPKERLMAVPHTQHCLQVKQKMKNT; encoded by the coding sequence ATGGCAAAAAAATCAGATAAAAAATCAAATAAGAAGCCTGAATCAAAGGCAAAAGTAACTAAGAAAACGACGAAAAAAACAGAAACAAAAAAGAAATCTACAGCTACAAAAGCAAAAGCATCAGATCAAAATAAACGTGCAAATAAAGGAAAAGTTGTTGAGGTGATTTCTCCAACCAAACAGGTTAGAAAGATTCAAGGATATTCAAAAAAAGAACTGGAAGAATTTAAAAAAATAATTATTGAAAGAAGAAATGAAATAATTGAACAATTGCAGGCATTAAAGGAACAAATGATGGATCCAACTACTGGACAATATGTTAATGAAAATTCTCCTTATTCGCTACATATGGCAGAACAAGGGACCGATGCAATGGAAAGAGAAAAATTATACCTTTGGGCACAAAGAGAAAATAAATTTCTTGGTTACCTTGATGATGCTCTTCAAAGAATTGAAAATGGTACTTATGGAATATGTATTGAATGTATTGATGAACCACAAAATTTATGTCCAACCTGTCCATTAATCCCTAAAGAAAGATTAATGGCAGTACCACATACTCAGCATTGTTTACAAGTAAAACAAAAAATGAAAAATACTTAA
- the lspA gene encoding signal peptidase II, whose product MKVLYTTLVIVVLDQISKFLVKGINIPILNIKIQGMEYGESINVIGDFFKITFVENPGLAFGINVNDSSKLILSIFSLIASIGIFYFLYKSKNQKFIVKFALALILGGAIGNLIDRTFYGLFYGYAPLFYGKVVDFFNVDFFDFTIFGKTYDRWPIFNIADASVSIGVVLLMIFHKSVEEKTQEDKEEVIIKETVTSTDNNEDVVATNSTIKNVEDNFRKEN is encoded by the coding sequence TTGAAAGTACTATACACAACTTTAGTAATTGTAGTTCTCGATCAAATCTCTAAGTTCCTTGTGAAAGGGATTAATATTCCTATACTGAATATTAAAATTCAGGGGATGGAGTATGGAGAAAGTATTAATGTTATCGGGGATTTTTTTAAAATCACTTTTGTAGAAAATCCAGGCTTAGCTTTTGGTATAAATGTGAATGATTCATCAAAGTTGATTCTTTCCATATTTTCATTGATTGCAAGCATTGGAATTTTTTATTTTTTATATAAATCGAAGAATCAAAAATTTATTGTAAAATTTGCTCTGGCATTAATATTAGGTGGCGCTATTGGAAATTTAATTGACCGAACATTTTATGGACTATTTTATGGTTATGCTCCATTATTTTATGGAAAAGTTGTTGATTTTTTTAATGTAGATTTTTTTGATTTTACTATTTTCGGAAAAACATATGATCGCTGGCCTATATTCAATATTGCAGATGCATCGGTATCGATTGGTGTTGTTTTATTAATGATTTTTCATAAATCAGTAGAAGAAAAAACTCAGGAAGATAAAGAAGAGGTAATTATAAAAGAAACAGTTACAAGTACGGATAACAATGAAGATGTTGTGGCTACAAATTCAACCATAAAAAATGTCGAAGATAATTTCAGAAAAGAAAATTAA